From Platichthys flesus chromosome 7, fPlaFle2.1, whole genome shotgun sequence:
taaccctaaccttaaaccTAACCCTTAACTGAACCTAAACAGGGGCTGTGGCTGGTAAAACATtcatcctccaaccagaaggtcagcagttcgatccccaggaGCCCATCTGCATGAGGACGTGTCCTTGGGCAATATGCTGGACCCCGACCTGCCCCTCATAGAACCCAAAGGTTCTGCTAATATATGCACTGTGAAGCTCTCTGAGTGAAGAGCAGATCAATTCAAACCATTTCAACCTGATTCCAACCCACAGCAGTTTATTAAAGGAGGGTCACAAAGTGAGGAGCAGCCGGACTCTCAacctggtcctcacaaagatcaGCTgtaggagcccccccccctcagctgaAGCACTCCATGCTGGCCTTGGCTCTCTCCATCTCGTGCAGGAAGTTGTAAAACTGAGGGAGTGTCAgctctggaggaaggaaacaggaagtagaagacGTCTCTATGTTAACTCAGACAATTCATACAGATGtcagttttatttctcttttcaaagtTTAGCATCGACATCAAAGGTTCAACGTTTTCGTTTACGTGGTAAAAACTCTGAAGTTCTTTAAAAGGAGGTTTTCTCTGGAAACTAGAGAGTCCCtggagagccccccccccccccccccctcagcccaTCCTCCAAGGTTCCATCATATCAATAAGTTACAACACTGATAGAAATCACTTCTCTCAAAATGTCTGCTCGCTTTAATCCAGATCCACGAATCATCACAGAGATCTGTGAAAGTGTCAGAAGACGTTCTGTCTCTCAACGTTTGAGAAAGAACAAAGTGAATCTGCTTCTTCACGCTTCTgctacaacaacacaatcacttCTTTCTTGACTCGTtgatgaatcaaatcaaatctgtttGGTGAACTTGTGTCTCTCGATGCTTTCTGACTGCTCTGGTtcctctggatcttctctggaggatcagactcaggttctcctcctctcacctgaacCATGAGGAGGATCTGATGCTGCGGTGttgttcagctgtgaaacaCTAACTCTCATGTTCTACACAGGAAGCTGGAGGACctgagctgctcagagatcTCCAGAGAAGCTTTGAATAGAGACGTGGTCCTCCTGTGTGATTTGATGCAGCTCTATAGAATGAGACCATCAGGCCTCAGTACAGAGACGCTTTGTTAGATCCAATCTGCTGCTGACTCATGTCTCACAGCTTCACGTCCTCTTCTGCTGAGTCATCGTCTCACCTTCATTTCATCACTTctttacaaacacaataaattacATTGAGAGGGAATTTGTCCATGACGACACAAACTGGTGAACTCACTCACCCATGAAGACGTTTTCAGTGGAATTCCCTTTTCTGACCACGAGCTTCAACTGCAGGAGGACGACAGGAcacatgtcactgtgtgtgtgtctgtgtgtgtctgtgtgtgtgtgtctgtgtgtgtgtgtctgtgtgtttctgtgtgtgtgtctgtgtgtgtgtgtgtgtgtgtgtttctgtgtgtgtgtgtgtgtctgtgtgtgtgtgtgtgtttctgtgtgtgtgtgtgtgtgtgtgtgtttgcaaagcTTTCTCACCTGCAGGTAGATGTTTCCCACTTTCTGTGTCTCACTGGTTCCCACAGTCACTGTAGGTTCAGAAAGAGACTGGAGTTACTGTCCTGTTTCATTTCCAGACTCACCTGTGAAATCTCAtgagttcatctttgagtccaggTGAATGTTTGAACCAGATCTGAAGACCTTCTCTCAGGGTTCTGGAGATCTCATGCTCACAGCGTGGAGTTACCAGAGAACATGAAAGCTTCTGACCACCAGGTGGCGTAGGTGCAGAGATATAGAAACATCCTGATCTGAAGAAGATGCGCACAAGGACCTGCATGAGGACCACAGTTCCAGACCACTTTGGATCAAAGTCTCCACAGAcaacatcttcttcttctgacgGTTAATGGCGGTTGGCAAACAACTTAACGTGCATTACCGCCCCCGTGTGGAGAGGAGTGTGAGTGGATGTTTACCTACATTCTGTCAAAGAGTCCTGTGAGTTCTTTAGAAACCTGAAtatttccttctccctctctctcctgagcCCCTCCCTGATATTTCTCTGAGACTTAATGTGTTTCTTTGCagttttgtgtgtcttcataTGAGAGGACAACATGCAGAGACATGCTGTCTTCAGCTGACTGGACGTCTTCTACATGGACAGATGGCTCAGTGACGTCCAGCAGCCGCTCCCTGTCCCCTGTGTCTTAATGTTCTATCACCTGTGAGTGATTCAGAGTCATCAGCTCATGTGAATTAACATCCAGGTCGAGAGAGACCCATCGAGCTGTAGAAGAACACgagctgtgagaggaggacGTGAGGACATGGACATGCAGAggagctgtgagaggaggacGTGAGGACATGGACATGCAGAggagctgtgagaggaggacGTGAGAACATGGACATGCAGAGGAGCTGTTAGAGGAGGACGTGAGGACATGAACATGCAGAggagctgtgagaggaggacGTGAGGACATGAACATTCAGAggagctgtgagaggaggacGTGAGGACATGGACATGCAGAggagctgtgagaggaggacGTCAGGACATGGACATGCAGAggagctgtgagaggaggacGTGAGGACATGGACATGCAGAGGAGCTGTGAGAGGAGCCCGAGCTCGTCTGGTTCATCTCACCTCCGAACTTCCACTCCATGTCCAGCAGCTGGTTGACCATCAGCGCCTGACTGACCGCCTGTCGggacagcgcctcctggtgctCCGCCCACTGCAAGACACCAGCACATGTCAGAAACACTCCTGAAGCTGGAAGCTCCTCATGGAACCACCAGAAGAAACCAGTCTTCACTAACTGATGAATGTTTATCATTAATCATGTGCTCTGGTAAGACCTGAAGGAAAGTCACCTGCTGTGAGAAGTGAGACGCCTTGTCCTCGCTGAGTCCTGAGGAGACAACACACAGGTCTGAGTCCAGGTCTTCAAACTGGACCGTGAACTAAAAACACTGAgggaacatgtgactgaagccCCCCCGACCCTGAGATAAACTGGAGACGTGATGTTTACCTAACGTGACCAGGTCCTCTCCGATCAGCTCAGCTGCCAGGTTCTTCTTCAGGGCTCCTGGGACAGAGCAGAAGAATCTGAGTCACTGAGGGACACCCTACTGGATCTAGACCTGACCTGTCCCAGCTGAGAGGTTCTGAGTGCTGAGGGACACTTTactggacctggacctgaccTGTCCCAGCTGTGAGGTTCTGACTGCTGTGGGACACCTTactggacctggacctgaccTGTCCCAGCTGTGAGGTTCTGACTGCTGTGGGACACCTTactggacctggacctgaccTGTCCCAGCTGTGAGGTTCTGAGTGCTGTGGGAACCTTactggacctggacctgaccTGTCCCAGCTGAGAGGTTCTGAGTGCTGAGGGACACTTTactggacctggacctgaccTGTCCCAGCTGAGAGGTTCTGAGTGCTGTGGGACACTTTactggacctggacctgaccTGTCCCAGCTGCCAGGTTCTGAGTGCTGTGGGAACCTTACTGGATCTGAAACTGACCTGTCCCAGCTGAGAGGTTCTGGGTGCTGTGGGACACTTTactggacctggacctgaccTGTCCCAGCTGTGAGGTTCTGAGTGCTGAGGGACACTTTactggacctggacctgaccTGTCCCAGCTGCCAGGTTCTGAGTGCTGTGGGAACCTTactggacctggacctgaccTGTCCCAGCTGTGAGGTTCTGAGTGCTGTGGGAACCTTACTGGATCTCGACCTGACCTGTCCCAGCTGAGAGGTTCTGAGTGCTGAGGGACACTTTactggacctggacctgaccTGTCCCAGCTGCCAGGTTCTGAGTGCTGTGGGAACCTTactggacctggacctgaccTGTCCCAGCTGCCAGGTTCTGAGTGCTGTGGGACACTTTactggacctggacctgaccTGTCCCAGCTGAGAGGTTCTGGGTGCTGTGGGACACTTTactggacctggacctgaccTGTCCCAGCTGCCAGGTTCTGTCTTCAGAGAGTTTCTACTAAAGCTACGTCCACAACAAGGTTTACTTTCAGAACCTATCTTCTCTTCTATGTTTCCACCTGGTCAGGTTCTCCAGATCCAGACTCTCCTGGAAACATCACCGGCCCGTTTCACAACTCACGATGAGTGTGAGCAGGCACAAGGTCAGATTGCATTCTGGGTAATAGAAGATTTACACCAGATTCCATCTAACAACAAGAATAAGTGtaactggatgtgtgtgtgtgtgtgtgtgtcgctctcaCCCTGCGGCACCAGGAGGACGCTCTTCATCAGGTTCCTCAGAGGAGCGGCGCTC
This genomic window contains:
- the commd7 gene encoding COMM domain-containing protein 7, which encodes MTLHFTKDVLPETVSSDFQNLNKLNEQQFHRLIEILFQFLLEPKETERFMQQLTDFAGEQGMSAAPLRNLMKSVLLVPQGALKKNLAAELIGEDLVTLGLSEDKASHFSQQWAEHQEALSRQAVSQALMVNQLLDMEWKFGVTVGTSETQKVGNIYLQLKLVVRKGNSTENVFMELTLPQFYNFLHEMERAKASMECFS